Proteins encoded together in one Impatiens glandulifera chromosome 1, dImpGla2.1, whole genome shotgun sequence window:
- the LOC124911527 gene encoding uncharacterized mitochondrial protein AtMg00300-like, translating to MGIGTIKILTIDGKIRTLTGVRHVPQLKKNLIFLGILNAKGFKFSGEEGTLCISKGSKVILKGIKQNILYILQGKTLTGSSTVASKYVNRYLDVTKLWHMRLGHMGERGMQILSKRDLLSGHKVTNLELCEHSIFGKKHRSKFSKGVHKTKGTLDYIHSGCWGPTKVEGI from the coding sequence ATGGGTATTGGGACTATCAAGATTCTGACTATTGATGGAAAAATACGGACCCTAACTGGCGTTCGACATGTTCCTCAACTGAAGAAGAACTTAATATTTTTAGGCATTTTAAATGCTAAAGGTTTCAAGTTTAGCGGCGAAGAAGGAACATTGTGCATCAGTAAAGGTTCAAAAGTAATACTGAAAGGTATCAAACAGAATATCTTGTATATACTACAAGGTAAGACGTTGACAGGTTCCTCTACGGTCGCATCCAAATATGTGAATCGGTACCTTGATGTAACCAAGTTGTGGCATATGCGACTTGGACATATGGGGGAAAGAGGGATGCAAATTCTGTCCAAACGGGATCTTCTATCTGGCCACAAGGTTACCAACCTTGAGTTGTGTGAACACTCCATTTTCGGGAAAAAGCATCGTAGTAAGTTCAGTAAGGGAGTTCACAAAACTAAGGGCACACTGGATTATATTCACTCTGGTTGTTGGGGTCCTACTAAAGTTGAAGGAATATGA